The following coding sequences lie in one Candidatus Bathyarchaeia archaeon genomic window:
- a CDS encoding ACT domain-containing protein yields MDSRGRVIIPLTIREAFDLREGTHMMLVADLESKEVKLLPLADPKARLAEVKVTLGDIPGALAKVATILAKLNVDLILTRSRTIHRGKLAEWHAIVDISRSEYGIDELKKSVVNEGAAKEVEIRSYP; encoded by the coding sequence ATGGATTCAAGAGGCAGAGTAATTATACCGCTCACCATCAGGGAGGCATTCGACCTTAGGGAAGGCACTCACATGATGCTCGTCGCCGACTTGGAAAGTAAAGAGGTAAAGCTCTTACCCCTCGCCGACCCTAAAGCCAGACTGGCGGAGGTCAAGGTCACCTTGGGTGACATCCCTGGTGCCTTGGCCAAAGTTGCCACTATATTAGCTAAGCTAAACGTAGACCTCATTTTAACAAGGTCGAGGACAATCCACCGTGGGAAGCTGGCTGAATGGCACGCCATCGTAGACATTTCTAGAAGTGAGTATGGAATCGACGAGTTGAAGAAGAGCGTAGTAAATGAGGGAGCAGCTAAGGAGGTGGAGATTCGCAGTTACCCCTAG
- the hisA gene encoding 1-(5-phosphoribosyl)-5-[(5-phosphoribosylamino)methylideneamino]imidazole-4-carboxamide isomerase yields the protein MLVIPSVDIKDGRCVKLIKGKPGSGRVISQDPIEVAKRWEEEGAELLHLIDLDAAITGSKGNRKIVENILREVKVPVEVGGGVRTVETASSLIKAGAEWVIMGTAAVENPDIAAETARVIGPSRLIIAIDSEEAGVLVRGWTQQTYLSTLRALEYFQDLKVAAFLYTDVKVEGTLSGVDLKSVERLASYTDRPIIYSGGITSLREVGALAKLGLKGAVIGRALYDGYFTLKEAMDVAKSTSGYS from the coding sequence ATGTTAGTTATTCCATCTGTAGACATAAAGGATGGCAGATGCGTCAAGCTAATTAAAGGTAAACCTGGCAGTGGAAGGGTAATCTCTCAGGATCCTATCGAAGTCGCAAAGAGGTGGGAGGAAGAAGGCGCTGAGCTACTCCACCTAATCGACCTTGACGCCGCTATAACTGGGAGTAAAGGGAATAGGAAAATTGTTGAGAACATCTTGAGAGAGGTGAAGGTCCCAGTGGAGGTTGGAGGCGGTGTGAGAACCGTGGAGACAGCTTCAAGCCTCATCAAAGCTGGCGCAGAGTGGGTTATCATGGGCACCGCCGCTGTAGAGAACCCAGACATAGCTGCGGAGACGGCGAGAGTTATAGGGCCCTCACGACTGATCATCGCAATAGACTCTGAGGAGGCGGGGGTGCTGGTGAGAGGCTGGACACAGCAAACTTACCTCTCGACTCTACGGGCGTTGGAGTATTTCCAAGATTTAAAGGTGGCCGCTTTCCTATATACGGATGTGAAGGTCGAAGGCACGTTAAGTGGGGTAGACCTTAAGAGCGTAGAGAGGCTTGCCAGCTATACAGATAGGCCTATAATATACTCAGGGGGTATTACCTCGCTTCGAGAGGTTGGTGCCCTAGCCAAGTTGGGTCTCAAGGGAGCTGTTATCGGAAGAGCACTCTACGACGGATATTTCACATTGAAAGAGGCGATGGATGTTGCTAAGTCAACGTCGGGCTACAGTTGA
- the hisB gene encoding imidazoleglycerol-phosphate dehydratase HisB — translation MLSQRRATVDRETHETRVRLEINLDGEGLHNIDTGIHFLNHLLGSLALHGMIDLNIQATGDLKVDDHHVIEDVALALGQALSLAVGEKKGLKRFGYAVAPMDDALIMAAVDLSGRFHFESNLEFKRTKIGDLMAEMINHFLKSFAETGRLNLHIVALRGSNDHHKAEGTFKAVGLALASAVEVNPRLKDRPASEKGVL, via the coding sequence TTGCTAAGTCAACGTCGGGCTACAGTTGACCGAGAAACACATGAAACACGCGTAAGGCTCGAGATAAACCTTGACGGCGAAGGGTTGCATAATATAGATACTGGTATTCACTTCCTAAATCACCTTCTGGGCTCCCTTGCGCTCCATGGAATGATAGATCTGAACATTCAAGCCACCGGAGACTTGAAAGTTGACGACCACCATGTGATTGAGGATGTAGCCCTCGCCCTCGGCCAAGCCCTGTCTCTGGCGGTAGGAGAGAAGAAAGGCTTAAAGCGGTTCGGTTACGCCGTCGCACCTATGGATGACGCGCTAATCATGGCTGCTGTAGATCTCTCAGGCAGATTCCACTTCGAGTCGAACCTAGAGTTTAAGAGAACCAAGATTGGAGACTTGATGGCTGAGATGATAAACCATTTCCTCAAATCCTTCGCAGAGACAGGACGACTTAACCTTCATATAGTCGCCCTCAGAGGCTCTAACGACCATCATAAGGCGGAGGGCACATTCAAAGCTGTGGGACTAGCTCTTGCCTCCGCAGTGGAGGTAAACCCCCGCCTCAAAGATAGACCAGCAAGCGAGAAGGGTGTACTTTGA
- the hisF gene encoding imidazole glycerol phosphate synthase subunit HisF, translating into MLTKRIIPCLDVLEGQVVKGVHFKGLRNAGDPPTLARIYEEQGADEVVFLDIGASPQGKHTMIETIKKTAEEVFIPLTVGGGIRGLEDIAAILKAGADKFSINTAAVRHPEIIKSSAEYFGSQCVVIAIDAKRISPQRWEVYVMGGREPTGLDAVEWARRVESLGAGEILLTSIDADGTQNGYDLELTRKIAESVNIPIIASGGAGSPHHIYEALTVGEADAALAASIFHYGRYTVEDIKRYLSERGVPVRL; encoded by the coding sequence ATGTTGACGAAAAGAATTATTCCATGCTTGGACGTCTTAGAGGGACAGGTTGTCAAGGGAGTTCATTTCAAGGGGCTAAGGAACGCAGGGGATCCCCCTACACTTGCTAGAATTTATGAGGAGCAGGGCGCCGACGAGGTAGTCTTCCTCGACATTGGCGCCTCACCGCAAGGTAAGCACACCATGATCGAGACGATCAAAAAGACCGCGGAAGAAGTCTTTATCCCGCTTACCGTCGGCGGCGGGATAAGAGGGTTAGAGGATATTGCGGCAATTCTAAAGGCTGGTGCAGATAAATTCTCCATAAACACTGCCGCCGTAAGACACCCTGAGATAATCAAATCAAGCGCGGAATACTTCGGTAGCCAATGCGTAGTTATAGCTATCGACGCGAAACGCATCTCGCCCCAGCGTTGGGAGGTATATGTGATGGGTGGCCGTGAGCCTACGGGGCTGGATGCTGTTGAGTGGGCTAGGAGGGTGGAGTCTCTTGGGGCGGGGGAGATCCTCCTGACGAGTATCGATGCGGACGGCACTCAAAACGGTTACGACCTCGAATTGACAAGGAAGATAGCGGAATCCGTCAATATACCAATTATCGCCTCCGGAGGCGCCGGTTCACCCCACCACATATACGAAGCTCTGACCGTGGGAGAAGCCGATGCGGCCTTAGCTGCTTCTATATTCCACTACGGCCGCTACACCGTGGAGGATATCAAAAGGTATCTTTCCGAGAGAGGAGTACCGGTTAGGCTGTAG
- the hisD gene encoding histidinol dehydrogenase has product MIGPCRLKDLSQVEVERIIYRRRSLESIKSTVQSILEDVRKNGDEAVLKYTRLFDKVDLPRERLKVTGDEITRAYKAVPKEATKALKEAANNIAFVHRRQLPRDRVLRNRGGIRVEQIFKPIERVGIYVPGGRASYPSTALMAVIPAKVAGVSRISVCTPPNMEGGIDAAVLVALDLAGADEIYKVGGAQAIGAMAYGTETIPCVDKIFGPGNIYVSAAKGLVYGQVGVDFQAGPSEILIYADETASPLLVAADILSQAEHDPDSVAVLVTSSEKIAHEAKGAVEKLVEREERSSIINDSLAKNSAILIVEDEKEAIEFINRFAPEHLELLVKRPKRLLRGLRSAGSISIGPYTPVAATDYAVGSNHILPTANSASFTSSLTVYDFMKAIYVQTLTKGGLRRLKRVVSTLAKYEGFSAHAHSVDARFVREVHMCE; this is encoded by the coding sequence GTGATTGGTCCATGTAGACTGAAAGATCTAAGCCAGGTTGAAGTTGAGAGGATAATTTACCGGAGGCGAAGCTTAGAGTCCATAAAGTCAACCGTCCAAAGCATCTTAGAGGATGTCAGAAAGAATGGTGACGAGGCTGTTTTGAAGTATACGAGACTGTTCGACAAGGTTGATCTGCCTCGTGAGAGACTGAAGGTTACAGGTGACGAGATCACACGGGCATACAAAGCAGTACCTAAAGAGGCCACCAAAGCCCTTAAAGAAGCCGCCAATAATATTGCCTTCGTCCATAGGAGGCAGCTTCCGCGAGACAGGGTTCTGAGAAATCGCGGTGGGATCAGAGTTGAACAAATCTTCAAGCCTATTGAGAGAGTGGGAATCTATGTGCCAGGGGGCAGAGCTTCCTACCCCTCAACCGCTCTGATGGCGGTGATTCCCGCAAAGGTTGCGGGGGTCAGTAGGATTTCAGTATGCACACCGCCTAACATGGAAGGTGGAATTGACGCTGCAGTCTTGGTCGCCTTAGATCTAGCTGGGGCTGACGAAATCTACAAAGTTGGTGGGGCACAGGCGATAGGTGCTATGGCTTATGGAACAGAGACCATACCATGTGTGGACAAGATCTTCGGCCCAGGGAACATTTACGTATCAGCCGCTAAAGGTTTAGTTTACGGTCAAGTAGGAGTTGACTTTCAAGCTGGGCCGAGTGAGATACTTATATATGCTGATGAGACAGCGAGCCCCTTGCTGGTAGCTGCAGATATTCTTTCACAAGCCGAGCATGACCCTGACTCTGTAGCTGTGCTGGTGACCAGCTCGGAGAAGATAGCCCATGAGGCTAAGGGTGCCGTAGAGAAGCTGGTAGAACGTGAGGAACGCTCCTCTATAATCAATGATTCACTGGCAAAGAACAGTGCCATCCTAATAGTTGAGGATGAAAAAGAGGCAATCGAGTTCATCAACAGGTTTGCACCTGAACATCTCGAGCTTCTAGTTAAGAGACCGAAAAGGTTGCTTAGAGGTTTAAGAAGTGCTGGTTCGATATCTATAGGCCCATACACGCCGGTTGCTGCAACTGACTACGCTGTTGGCTCAAACCACATATTACCCACCGCGAATAGCGCCTCATTCACCTCGAGCCTCACGGTCTACGACTTCATGAAAGCTATATATGTCCAGACCCTGACTAAAGGGGGGTTACGTAGGTTGAAGAGAGTTGTCTCAACGCTCGCGAAATATGAGGGGTTCTCAGCACATGCGCATTCTGTTGATGCAAGATTTGTAAGGGAGGTGCATATGTGTGAGTGA
- the hisE gene encoding phosphoribosyl-ATP diphosphatase, whose product MSEGILTEVYRVIERRRDNPSPDSYVSKLIGKGLDSILAKVQEESDELITAAREEGASEIVHEATDLIFHTLVLLAAKGIKLEEVYQEFRRRRR is encoded by the coding sequence GTGAGTGAAGGTATATTGACGGAGGTCTACAGGGTTATTGAGAGACGAAGAGATAATCCCTCCCCAGACTCTTACGTCTCTAAGTTGATTGGTAAAGGTCTTGATAGCATATTGGCTAAGGTTCAAGAGGAGTCAGATGAACTTATCACAGCTGCTCGTGAAGAAGGCGCATCAGAGATTGTCCACGAGGCTACAGATCTCATCTTCCACACACTCGTCCTTCTCGCGGCTAAAGGCATAAAGTTGGAGGAGGTCTACCAAGAGTTCCGCAGAAGAAGACGGTAA
- the hisH gene encoding imidazole glycerol phosphate synthase subunit HisH, whose product MNKPEVAILDYGVGNLMSVTKGLSISGAKPKITANVKEALSMDAIVLPGVGAYFPAMKHLTPHIEDFKTIAEKGKVIFGICLGLQLFFSESCEGGTVKGLGLVEGKVMKLPMGVKIPQIGWNNIRIIQSSHPILDGIKDGEYFYFAHSYYGAPNCPGLILASTDYGTTFPSIIVKDNVIGTQFHPEKSGCAGLRLLRNLVDLIRSRG is encoded by the coding sequence TTGAACAAACCTGAAGTAGCGATACTTGACTACGGAGTCGGCAACCTAATGAGTGTCACTAAGGGATTAAGCATCTCAGGAGCTAAGCCCAAGATAACTGCAAATGTAAAAGAAGCCCTATCAATGGATGCAATAGTTTTACCGGGGGTAGGTGCCTACTTTCCCGCCATGAAACATCTAACCCCCCACATCGAAGACTTCAAAACTATAGCGGAGAAAGGCAAGGTTATCTTCGGAATATGCCTCGGGCTTCAACTCTTCTTCTCCGAGAGTTGCGAAGGTGGAACAGTTAAGGGGTTAGGTCTTGTAGAAGGTAAGGTGATGAAGCTACCTATGGGTGTCAAGATTCCACAGATAGGTTGGAACAATATCAGAATTATTCAGAGTTCGCACCCAATATTGGATGGAATCAAGGATGGAGAATACTTCTACTTCGCACATTCCTACTACGGCGCCCCAAACTGCCCAGGATTAATTCTAGCTTCGACAGATTATGGAACCACATTTCCATCAATTATAGTGAAGGATAATGTAATCGGTACGCAGTTCCATCCGGAGAAGAGCGGTTGCGCTGGGTTAAGGTTGCTAAGAAACCTAGTCGACTTGATTAGAAGTCGGGGGTAG
- the hisI gene encoding phosphoribosyl-AMP cyclohydrolase, protein MRLSQEEAREIAGQLNYRHRGLINVVAQDAYTNEVLMVAFANAEAVEKTLTSGEMHYWSTERNRLWKKGETSGHYQRVVGVYVDCDMDCLLVKVEQVGGACHLGYKSCFFRQLKDGEFKTVAEVVV, encoded by the coding sequence ATGAGGTTGAGCCAAGAAGAGGCAAGAGAAATTGCGGGGCAGTTGAACTACCGCCATAGGGGGTTGATTAACGTAGTAGCTCAAGACGCCTATACAAACGAGGTCTTAATGGTGGCGTTCGCCAACGCGGAGGCTGTAGAGAAGACTCTCACCTCAGGTGAGATGCATTATTGGAGCACTGAGAGGAATAGGCTCTGGAAGAAGGGTGAGACCTCAGGTCACTACCAACGCGTAGTGGGCGTATATGTGGACTGCGACATGGACTGTCTACTCGTGAAAGTGGAGCAGGTAGGTGGAGCGTGCCATCTAGGCTACAAGAGCTGTTTCTTTCGGCAGCTCAAAGATGGGGAGTTCAAGACAGTGGCGGAAGTAGTTGTATGA
- a CDS encoding histidinol phosphate phosphatase domain-containing protein gives MNLGKRIELHTHSLLSDGELTPSEMLRRAEALGYEAIAITDHVDASNLESVVKSIVRLSEEVRNSTETELIPGVELTHVHPKDIDRLAKDARKLGATLIIVHGETPIEPVGSGTNFSAVSSTEVDILAHPGFITVKEGELARENGIYLELSSRRGHCLTNGHVAQVALETSTRLLVNTDLHSPGDFITQEMAYRVARGAGLRDDEALKVVRDNPQQLLKKIRV, from the coding sequence ATGAACCTTGGAAAACGTATAGAGTTACATACTCACTCGCTCCTCAGCGATGGCGAGTTGACCCCTAGTGAGATGCTCCGAAGAGCCGAGGCACTAGGCTATGAGGCAATAGCAATAACCGACCATGTTGACGCCTCAAATCTAGAATCTGTCGTAAAGAGCATCGTGAGACTCTCTGAAGAGGTAAGAAATTCCACAGAGACTGAACTAATCCCGGGCGTCGAACTCACACACGTGCACCCGAAGGACATTGACAGGTTAGCAAAGGATGCACGAAAATTAGGGGCAACATTGATCATCGTCCACGGCGAAACCCCGATCGAGCCTGTTGGATCCGGAACTAACTTCAGCGCAGTCAGCTCGACAGAGGTAGACATACTTGCTCATCCAGGCTTTATAACCGTGAAGGAGGGGGAATTAGCTCGAGAGAATGGCATTTACCTCGAGTTATCCAGCAGGAGAGGTCACTGTTTAACAAATGGCCATGTAGCCCAAGTGGCGCTAGAGACAAGTACGCGACTTCTTGTCAACACAGATCTCCATAGCCCAGGTGACTTCATAACTCAGGAGATGGCCTACAGAGTCGCCAGGGGGGCAGGGTTGAGGGATGACGAAGCCCTCAAAGTGGTCAGAGACAATCCTCAACAGCTTTTGAAAAAAATTAGGGTATGA
- a CDS encoding aspartate kinase translates to MRLVMKFGGTSVADGERIRHAAGLVKDSVVQGNKVAVVVSAMGSNTDDLLSACDMATRGDQKAISRFVEDFTKKHTAAASKAVDLENIQERVRESINLTSSELSKVLTGVGYLGELTPRIKDYILSFGERLVAPILWGALLSIGVQSEWFTGKDAGILTDSKFGEARPLLNMCRYHVRERLGPLLERSLTPVVTGFIAADQNGVVTTLGRGGSDLTATILGSALRADEVWIWSDVDGLMTADPRIEPSAKTIPELSYQEAMEMAYFGAKMMPPVALEVALEDNIPIRIRNTFNPKNQGTRIIGEQSVAPQAVAKAASLIRKVALVTVSGASILGTPTVAAKLFDLLGKNNLNVLMITQGSSEANISFVVRRNDLDKVLNLLETALLGGDLVRDISAEDDVCIVALVGAGMRGTPGVASRVFGAVAREKINIRMIAQGSSELNISFVVKESDGERAVRALHREFELGK, encoded by the coding sequence ATGCGGCTAGTCATGAAGTTTGGTGGGACCTCTGTAGCCGATGGGGAACGAATTAGACATGCAGCTGGACTGGTAAAGGATTCTGTCGTGCAAGGAAATAAGGTTGCCGTAGTGGTTTCAGCTATGGGAAGCAACACCGACGACCTTCTGTCCGCCTGCGATATGGCTACGAGAGGCGACCAGAAAGCGATCTCGAGGTTTGTCGAAGATTTTACGAAAAAGCATACTGCCGCCGCCTCAAAGGCCGTAGACCTCGAGAATATTCAAGAAAGAGTTAGAGAGTCTATAAACCTTACCTCATCGGAATTGAGCAAAGTCTTAACTGGGGTTGGATACCTGGGCGAGTTGACCCCTCGCATAAAGGATTACATACTATCATTTGGAGAGAGACTGGTTGCCCCGATCTTATGGGGAGCGCTGCTAAGCATTGGAGTACAGTCAGAATGGTTCACCGGTAAAGATGCTGGTATATTAACTGACTCCAAATTTGGGGAAGCCCGCCCTTTGCTAAACATGTGCAGATATCACGTGAGGGAGAGACTTGGGCCTCTACTGGAGAGAAGTTTAACACCTGTTGTGACGGGTTTTATAGCCGCCGACCAGAACGGAGTTGTAACAACTTTGGGTAGGGGAGGTTCGGATCTAACAGCCACAATTCTAGGCTCTGCCCTGAGGGCAGATGAGGTCTGGATATGGAGTGATGTCGACGGCTTAATGACTGCTGATCCTAGAATCGAGCCTTCAGCTAAGACAATCCCTGAGCTTTCATACCAAGAAGCGATGGAGATGGCATATTTTGGAGCCAAGATGATGCCTCCCGTAGCCCTTGAGGTGGCTTTAGAGGATAATATCCCGATCAGGATTAGGAATACTTTCAACCCTAAGAACCAAGGAACTAGAATCATCGGCGAGCAGAGCGTGGCGCCTCAAGCTGTCGCGAAGGCTGCTTCCTTGATCAGAAAGGTCGCTTTAGTCACTGTAAGCGGAGCAAGTATTCTTGGCACACCTACGGTTGCTGCTAAGCTCTTCGACCTCCTAGGAAAGAACAACCTTAATGTCCTGATGATCACTCAAGGCTCGTCAGAGGCTAACATTTCCTTTGTCGTCCGTAGGAATGACTTGGACAAGGTACTCAACCTTCTCGAGACTGCATTACTTGGTGGGGATCTGGTGAGGGATATCAGCGCTGAAGATGACGTATGCATCGTGGCCTTAGTCGGGGCTGGGATGCGAGGGACTCCTGGGGTTGCGTCTCGCGTCTTCGGGGCGGTGGCCAGGGAGAAGATTAATATCCGGATGATAGCACAGGGATCATCTGAGCTGAATATATCGTTCGTAGTGAAGGAGTCAGACGGGGAGAGGGCTGTTAGGGCTCTCCATAGGGAGTTCGAGCTTGGTAAGTAG
- a CDS encoding cation diffusion facilitator family transporter encodes MATTPRNIKIKRTLVLALAGNITSAAIKFTFGISAGSIALISDAFHSLFDSFSSVIGIYGNSLSQKPPDFDHPYGHQKFEYATALVITTMMAVAGFNIISQAIERVLLGIVPNITSLSFAAVIVSLAISLIVSTYERMVGKETSSHILKADSFHTLTDVFASIVVIASFVGTALGIYYADSAAAIIICSIMIYVAVSLFRSSTKMLVDFGVSREVLTRIRNVTGSVCGEGVHCHSLRGRVVGDKIFIDMHITVKGDTSVEDAHKVTEILEKRLKDEVNGVEEVLVHVEPE; translated from the coding sequence ATGGCAACAACGCCGCGCAACATTAAGATTAAGAGAACCCTAGTTCTCGCCCTAGCAGGGAACATCACCTCGGCGGCGATCAAGTTTACCTTCGGCATCTCAGCTGGTAGTATCGCGTTGATCTCCGACGCGTTTCATTCATTATTCGACTCATTCTCATCGGTCATAGGCATCTATGGGAATAGTTTAAGCCAAAAGCCGCCTGACTTCGACCACCCATATGGCCACCAGAAATTTGAGTATGCCACAGCACTGGTGATAACTACTATGATGGCTGTAGCAGGATTTAACATAATCAGTCAGGCTATAGAGAGGGTCTTATTGGGTATAGTACCTAACATTACGTCTCTATCCTTTGCGGCAGTCATAGTGTCTCTCGCCATCAGCCTCATAGTTTCAACCTATGAGAGGATGGTGGGAAAGGAAACTTCCTCCCACATATTAAAGGCTGATTCATTCCACACATTGACTGATGTCTTTGCGTCAATAGTTGTCATTGCCAGTTTTGTAGGGACCGCGTTAGGCATATACTACGCAGACTCCGCTGCCGCAATTATAATCTGTTCTATCATGATCTATGTAGCAGTTTCTCTCTTTAGGAGCAGCACTAAAATGCTAGTTGACTTTGGTGTTAGTAGAGAGGTCCTCACTAGAATAAGAAATGTGACTGGCAGTGTATGCGGCGAAGGAGTGCATTGCCATTCTCTTCGAGGAAGGGTAGTAGGGGATAAAATATTTATTGATATGCACATCACAGTCAAGGGCGACACCTCTGTTGAGGATGCTCACAAGGTCACTGAAATTCTTGAGAAAAGGCTTAAGGATGAGGTAAACGGCGTCGAGGAAGTCTTAGTACACGTTGAACCTGAATGA
- a CDS encoding 30S ribosomal protein S13, with product MSEGFKHIVRISGVDVNGSKKLPYGLAKIRGVGVNFAKAVVKAAGLSWDMPVGKLTEEDVQKLESVITHPEKYGVPSYLYNRRKDLEKGVDIHLHGSDLDLRTKMDIEFMKGIRSWKGIRHSLGLKVRGQKTRTCGRTGRAVGVRKKELKAEVGEKSK from the coding sequence TTGAGTGAGGGCTTCAAGCATATCGTTCGCATTTCAGGCGTAGATGTTAACGGCTCAAAAAAGTTACCTTACGGGCTTGCCAAGATAAGGGGCGTGGGCGTTAACTTTGCCAAAGCCGTAGTGAAAGCAGCGGGCTTAAGTTGGGACATGCCCGTGGGCAAGTTGACTGAAGAAGACGTACAGAAACTTGAGAGCGTTATAACCCACCCTGAGAAATACGGAGTTCCAAGTTACTTATACAATAGGAGGAAGGATCTCGAGAAAGGTGTTGATATTCATCTTCACGGCTCAGATCTAGATCTTCGCACAAAGATGGATATCGAGTTTATGAAGGGGATAAGAAGCTGGAAGGGCATCCGTCACAGTCTAGGCTTGAAGGTTAGAGGACAGAAAACTCGAACCTGTGGGAGGACAGGAAGAGCGGTTGGTGTGAGGAAGAAGGAGTTAAAGGCTGAGGTTGGGGAGAAGAGTAAGTAA
- a CDS encoding 30S ribosomal protein S4, protein MGDPKRQRRKFGTPRHPWREGVLAEELNLVGLYGLRNKRELWRHKTELTRYRNIARSLLGMPPEKRQRLENELLTKLNRLGLVKENSTAEDVLDLTVQNILDRRLQTMVYRAGLAKTPHQARQLITHRHIAIGGRMVTSPSYLVSREEEELVGYSPYSPLNSPEHPLRRGGEAVEALLAGKSPVPKEGRA, encoded by the coding sequence ATGGGAGATCCTAAGAGGCAGAGAAGAAAGTTTGGGACACCACGCCACCCTTGGCGTGAGGGAGTCCTCGCAGAGGAGTTAAACCTTGTAGGACTTTACGGGCTGAGAAATAAGCGGGAGTTATGGAGACATAAGACTGAGTTGACTAGATACCGCAACATAGCCCGTTCACTCTTAGGTATGCCGCCAGAAAAACGGCAGAGGTTAGAGAATGAGCTCTTGACTAAGCTTAACCGTTTAGGGTTAGTAAAGGAAAATTCCACCGCCGAGGACGTGTTGGACCTTACAGTCCAGAACATACTTGACCGTAGACTGCAGACCATGGTTTACCGGGCTGGTCTCGCTAAGACACCACATCAAGCTCGCCAGCTTATAACCCACCGCCACATAGCCATTGGGGGGCGAATGGTCACATCGCCTAGCTACTTGGTTTCACGTGAGGAAGAAGAATTGGTAGGATATAGTCCCTATAGCCCCCTCAACAGTCCTGAACACCCCCTCAGGAGGGGCGGCGAGGCAGTCGAAGCCTTATTGGCTGGCAAGAGTCCTGTGCCTAAGGAGGGGCGCGCTTGA
- a CDS encoding 30S ribosomal protein S11, whose translation MSERVERWGIAHIFSSFNNTIVHITDISGAETVALCSGGMFVKADRLESSPYAAMQSASKAAQIAKDKGFTAIHIKVRAPGGHKQKTPGPGAQAAIRALARSGLRIGRIEDITPIPHDGTRRAGGRRGRRV comes from the coding sequence TTGAGCGAGAGAGTTGAGCGCTGGGGTATAGCTCATATCTTCAGCTCTTTCAACAACACCATTGTTCATATAACCGATATCTCGGGCGCTGAGACGGTAGCATTATGTTCTGGAGGCATGTTCGTAAAAGCTGACCGCCTCGAATCTTCTCCATATGCGGCGATGCAGTCCGCCTCGAAAGCGGCGCAGATAGCTAAGGACAAAGGTTTCACAGCTATCCACATAAAAGTCAGAGCTCCAGGCGGCCATAAACAGAAGACCCCAGGCCCAGGCGCCCAAGCGGCCATTCGTGCATTGGCTAGGTCAGGTCTGAGAATAGGTAGGATAGAGGATATAACTCCAATTCCTCACGATGGCACCCGACGGGCGGGTGGGCGGAGGGGACGGAGAGTTTAA